A region from the Leptolyngbya iicbica LK genome encodes:
- a CDS encoding tetratricopeptide repeat protein: MVTFRWFALGLSSAVFGVMASSAAAAIAPANAVIETATSGPLVFRLPRVDLAQSRNSNLSDAQQEALDDLLTEGQDKVEAEDYDAAIALYREATRIDPRNARLYSGIGYLYVQQGEYAAAVEPYQQAIALEPNNMPFRYGLAYAYVQLADYENAIAIYEEITTLAPSEADAYLGLGNIFITLEDYDAALSTYERLASRAPGNASAYEALGTLYLIREDYVAAQSAFERAVRADGRRSEPHVGLAETQIALGNSRAAFENLETAVRLDRNNAQANFLLGELSMEIGDETAAYTYYRRAVDANPDLIPAQAAVGAFHLREGVYLQAIRAYRQVLRAFPNNPGAHYNLGLALWAEGLEKQAISSINLARRLYEANEDFDSVERVDELLELWNASEVETP, translated from the coding sequence ATGGTAACTTTTCGATGGTTTGCACTGGGCTTATCGAGTGCGGTGTTCGGAGTGATGGCAAGCAGTGCCGCTGCGGCGATCGCCCCTGCCAATGCCGTCATTGAGACCGCCACATCCGGGCCACTCGTCTTCCGCCTCCCCCGGGTTGACCTTGCCCAAAGCCGCAACTCTAATCTTTCCGATGCCCAACAAGAGGCCTTGGATGACCTGCTCACCGAAGGGCAAGACAAAGTTGAGGCCGAAGACTACGATGCCGCGATCGCGCTTTATCGAGAAGCCACGCGCATTGACCCTCGTAATGCGCGGCTATATTCGGGCATCGGCTATTTATACGTGCAGCAGGGTGAGTATGCCGCTGCGGTTGAACCCTATCAGCAAGCGATCGCGCTAGAACCGAACAACATGCCGTTTCGCTATGGTCTGGCCTATGCCTATGTGCAGCTAGCCGACTATGAAAATGCGATCGCGATCTACGAAGAAATCACCACCCTCGCGCCCTCAGAAGCGGATGCCTATCTGGGGTTAGGCAATATCTTCATCACCCTCGAAGACTACGATGCTGCGTTGAGCACGTATGAACGCCTGGCGAGTCGTGCCCCTGGTAATGCCAGTGCTTACGAGGCGCTGGGAACCCTGTACCTGATTCGAGAAGATTACGTTGCGGCGCAATCCGCCTTTGAACGCGCTGTACGAGCCGATGGGAGACGCAGTGAGCCACACGTGGGTTTAGCCGAAACGCAAATCGCACTGGGCAACTCGCGGGCCGCTTTTGAAAATCTGGAAACAGCCGTCAGACTCGATCGCAATAATGCTCAAGCCAATTTTCTACTTGGCGAACTGTCGATGGAAATTGGCGATGAAACCGCTGCTTACACCTACTATCGACGGGCCGTTGATGCTAATCCAGACTTGATTCCGGCTCAGGCTGCGGTTGGCGCTTTTCATCTGAGAGAAGGGGTCTATTTACAGGCAATTAGAGCTTATCGCCAAGTTCTTCGCGCCTTCCCCAATAACCCTGGAGCGCATTACAACTTGGGACTAGCGCTCTGGGCTGAAGGGCTAGAAAAACAAGCCATATCGTCGATCAATCTGGCTCGTCGCCTTTATGAAGCCAATGAAGACTTTGATTCAGTAGAACGGGTAGATGAATTACTAGAGCTGTGGAATGCCTCTGAAGTAGAAACCCCATAA